The DNA segment CAGTGGGGCTGGTGAAGCCCCCTGGGTGGTGAGTCCCTCTGTCACCCTAGCTCTGGGACATCTTtgggctgtgggctgggctggTAGGGGTTGCTGAGCCCCCAGCTGGCTGTGTGTGCAGGGGGGTGCCAGCCTGTGGGGTGCCCTGGGCCCCCAACCCTGCCCATGCTGGGGCACAGCGAGCGGGTCCTGCAGTAATGAGTCGGAGAACAGTGGTGCATGGCAGCTTTAATGAGGAGCCCTTTGCCGGTGTCCATCCTGCGTGGCTCTGCAACGGGGCTGTGCCACCGGCCCCACATGGCCTCCGCAGCTGGGGGTGTGGGATCAGCTCCAGTTgccccagtgctgtgctggggtgcagctgggcaggacgggggctgcctggggggctggggagacAAGCCTGTCTGGGGCTGGTGGGCTGCCAAGCTATGTGGAAAGAGTTGTGTTAGGCTGTGGGATGGCacctttccccctgccctgcaccccgTGCCCCCCACCCCGTGCCTGGGCTGGCTCTCTGGCTCCCCACACATCatgctgtgccccccagcccatgcaGACATGGCATGCAGTGGGATTTGTGGGTGCAGCCCTGCCCACACCACGCGAGGAGCATCCACCCCTTCTTCCCACCCATCCCCAGGgtgtcccccagcctggggggtgcAGGAacaggggctgggctggggctgagggtACCTGGCAGTGcgcaggcagctgggagccatGCGCAGGGGTCCCAGGGTGCCCTGTGTCCGTCAGTCCTGCCCCGGGAGgctggtggggggctgcaggctccaagcagcaggaggaagccGTCCCAGTGCCTGTGGCTGTGGAGCATCGCCAGGGTGGCTCCAGGGGGGTCACCGCTCCAAGGCTGCAAAGCGTTGATGACCAGGACCTTGAGATGGAGCCAGGGGTCCTGTGCAGCTGCGGGGGGGTCCCTGTTGCAGGGATGTAGGGGGGCAACCCCCAGGCCTCCATCCCCACCTCGGGAACTCCAAGCACCTCAGGGGGGGTCCCCGCAGCAGGGCCACAGGGAGGTGACCCCCAGGGCCCTGGCTCCATGCCGGGAGCCCCGTGCAGCTCCAGGGGGGTCCCCACCGCGGCAGGTGACCCCCAGCCCACAGTGCCGGGGGGCGAAGCATCCCGCAGGGCCGGGGCTGGTGTGTGcaggcggggggctgggggctggcagcaccccaggccctgggggcagagggggcagtgccggggggctgccccccgccgccgggccaGCACCTCCTCGCTGAGccccagcagggctgagagGTGGGCGATGTAGCGGATGGCGAGGCGCAGGGTCTCGATCTTGGTGAGGGTCTGCCCGGCGGGTGCCAGCGCGGGTGGCAGGTAGTGCCGCAGCCGCAGCAGCGCCTGTGCCAGCCGGCGCATCCGCAGCTTCTCTCGCTCGCTGGCGCTCTGCCGcgggccccccggccccccgcacCGCCCTGGCTCAGCCCCACCACCCCGCCGGCCCCCAGACCCCAGCTGCCGGCCCCGcgggggacatggggacatgcCCGGTGGCTCTGCAGAAGGCGTTGGGGAGGTGGCGTTGGCGAGCCCCCTGGCCCGGTCCTGGAGCAGGGCATGGCCCGCCAAAGGCTGGAGACCCCAGAGaaggagtggggctgggggtccaGCCATGGCCAgggtctgctctgctgcttgcaTCTGGgggtgcccgggcagccccagctttatgtggggctggggtgcgAGGTGACACCTTTGCGACCACCTGGAGGTGTCAAAACCTacagagccaggctggggccAGCCAGGAGCCTGGGAATGCTGGGCCCATTTGCAGAGGTGTCAGTTCTGACTCCTCTGACCCTTAATTGGCGCTGCCCAGCGCTGGGAAGTGTGCAGGGATCAATTCACACGGCCATGAGAGATGCTAACGTGCCTaccagccctgccagagccTGCACCACCCCACACGGTGGCTTTGCTGGGCCAGCTGCACTGCAGTGGGCAGCAGGAACTTGACCTTCCAGTGCTGGGACCCTGAGCCACCAGCCCTGACACCCAACAGTGTCCCCacacctcccctgccctctgcac comes from the Falco cherrug isolate bFalChe1 chromosome 7, bFalChe1.pri, whole genome shotgun sequence genome and includes:
- the LOC102051281 gene encoding mesoderm posterior protein 2; translation: MQAAEQTLAMAGPPAPLLLWGLQPLAGHALLQDRARGLANATSPTPSAEPPGMSPCPPRGRQLGSGGRRGGGAEPGRCGGPGGPRQSASEREKLRMRRLAQALLRLRHYLPPALAPAGQTLTKIETLRLAIRYIAHLSALLGLSEEVLARRRGAAPRHCPLCPQGLGCCQPPAPRLHTPAPALRDASPPGTVGWGSPAAVGTPLELHGAPGMEPGPWGSPPCGPAAGTPPEVLGVPEVGMEAWGLPPYIPATGTPPQLHRTPGSISRSWSSTLCSLGAVTPLEPPWRCSTATGTGTASSCCLEPAAPHQPPGAGLTDTGHPGTPAHGSQLPAHCQDLGSPWGQSLGGWLLAPHPARHGHPGASGKLRLPPALAAQRCCGGNYAEGRGVGTPAPRAGRRAGAQQESSHTAVRRRVRSDGVGKAPRAT